One part of the Paracoccus sp. MBLB3053 genome encodes these proteins:
- the queF gene encoding preQ(1) synthase translates to MSHYTDNLTQLGQSTTLPQSPEDAVLERVPNPRAETAYCVRFTQPEFTSLCPMTGQPDFAHLVIDYVPGEWLVESKSLKLYLGSFRNHGAFHEDCTVSIGLRLVELLAPKWLRIGGYWYPRGGMPIDVFWQSGATPEGLWIPDQGVAPYRGRG, encoded by the coding sequence ATGAGCCATTACACCGACAACCTGACCCAGCTCGGTCAATCCACCACCCTGCCGCAATCCCCCGAGGACGCGGTGCTCGAGCGCGTGCCCAATCCACGCGCCGAGACCGCCTATTGCGTGCGCTTCACCCAGCCCGAATTCACCAGCCTCTGCCCGATGACGGGCCAGCCCGATTTCGCCCATCTCGTCATCGACTACGTGCCGGGCGAATGGCTGGTCGAATCGAAATCTCTGAAGCTCTATCTCGGCAGCTTCCGTAACCACGGCGCCTTCCACGAGGATTGCACCGTCAGCATCGGACTGCGCCTGGTCGAATTGCTCGCACCGAAATGGCTGCGCATCGGCGGCTACTGGTATCCGCGCGGCGGCATGCCGATCGACGTCTTCTGGCAGAGCGGCGCGACGCCCGAGGGCTTGTGGATCCCCGATCAGGGCGTCGCGCCCTATCGCGGTCGGGGCTGA
- a CDS encoding group III truncated hemoglobin gives MIPPRFPVTAEQIDLVVAVFYAAIRRHEVLGPIFAAHVTDWPPHEAKIAAFWRNAILHERSYEGSPMQAHMRAGNVAPEHFRDWLMLFDETLRRSLPPESAAGWSALAHRIGAGLRMGVENMRPKAGPPVLR, from the coding sequence ATGATCCCGCCACGCTTTCCCGTCACCGCCGAACAGATCGACCTCGTCGTCGCGGTCTTCTATGCCGCGATCCGCAGGCATGAGGTGCTGGGCCCGATCTTCGCCGCCCATGTCACCGACTGGCCCCCGCATGAGGCCAAGATCGCGGCCTTCTGGCGCAATGCGATCCTGCACGAGCGCAGCTACGAGGGCAGCCCGATGCAGGCCCATATGCGCGCGGGCAATGTCGCGCCCGAGCATTTCCGCGACTGGCTCATGCTTTTCGACGAGACGCTGCGCCGCAGCCTGCCGCCCGAGAGCGCCGCAGGCTGGTCGGCGCTCGCCCATCGCATCGGCGCGGGGCTGCGCATGGGGGTAGAGAACATGCGACCCAAGGCGGGGCCTCCGGTCTTGCGCTGA